The Bremerella alba genome includes a window with the following:
- a CDS encoding NAD(P) transhydrogenase subunit alpha: MIVAVVRENFPGEQRVALVPGSVPNLTKAGAIVLIEKGAGAAAGFPDQQYADKGAEFVESRQEAFEKADVIFQVRSFGTNPEAGKADLDYMNPGQIVIGMADPLGNLAAIQEVASRQAKLFALEMIPRITRAQSMDVLSSQATIAGYRAALLAAIHLPKMYPMLMTAAGTLSPARVFVIGAGVAGLQAIATAKRLGAVVTAYDVRPEAKEQIESLGAKCAQLQLDAEGAQDKGGYAKDLGEEFYTKQRDFMGEICSESDVVITTAAIPGRKSPLLVTTYGIRRMPPGSVAIDLAAERGGNIEASEPDQTVQLDGITILGPTNLASEIPNHASQMFSHNITKFLLNMVKEKQLHLNMDDDIIAGTIATNEGDVVNSRLREMMELPPLAPPSLPEAEPDRESPEQESPGDS, from the coding sequence ATGATTGTTGCCGTCGTCCGCGAAAACTTCCCAGGTGAACAGCGGGTTGCCTTGGTACCAGGCTCCGTCCCTAATCTTACGAAGGCCGGAGCGATCGTTCTGATTGAAAAAGGCGCCGGCGCAGCTGCCGGTTTCCCTGACCAGCAATACGCCGATAAAGGTGCTGAGTTCGTCGAGAGCCGTCAGGAAGCCTTTGAAAAGGCCGACGTTATCTTCCAGGTCCGTAGTTTTGGAACCAATCCCGAAGCGGGCAAAGCCGACCTCGACTACATGAATCCTGGGCAAATTGTCATCGGCATGGCAGACCCGCTGGGTAATTTGGCGGCAATCCAGGAAGTCGCCTCGCGACAGGCAAAACTCTTCGCTCTAGAGATGATTCCGCGAATCACCCGTGCTCAGAGCATGGACGTGCTATCCTCTCAAGCAACCATTGCTGGCTACCGAGCGGCCCTGCTGGCTGCCATTCATTTGCCGAAGATGTACCCCATGTTAATGACGGCGGCTGGGACCCTCTCTCCCGCCCGAGTTTTTGTGATTGGGGCCGGCGTGGCCGGACTTCAAGCAATCGCCACGGCGAAACGATTGGGCGCGGTAGTCACAGCCTACGACGTTCGCCCCGAGGCCAAGGAGCAAATCGAAAGCCTGGGAGCCAAGTGCGCTCAGCTTCAGCTCGACGCAGAAGGAGCCCAAGACAAAGGGGGCTACGCGAAAGATCTCGGCGAAGAGTTCTATACCAAGCAACGCGACTTCATGGGCGAGATCTGCTCGGAAAGCGATGTCGTCATTACAACTGCGGCAATCCCGGGACGTAAGTCCCCGCTACTAGTTACGACCTACGGCATCCGGCGAATGCCCCCCGGCAGCGTCGCTATCGACCTGGCGGCCGAGCGTGGCGGAAACATCGAAGCGAGCGAACCAGACCAAACCGTTCAACTCGACGGAATCACAATCCTAGGACCGACAAACCTGGCGAGTGAAATCCCCAATCATGCGAGCCAGATGTTCTCGCATAACATCACGAAATTCCTACTCAATATGGTGAAAGAAAAACAGCTTCACCTAAACATGGATGACGATATCATCGCGGGAACCATCGCAACAAACGAAGGGGACGTCGTGAATAGTCGCTTGCGTGAAATGATGGAGTTGCCTCCTCTTGCTCCGCCTTCCCTGCCCGAAGCTGAACCGGACCGTGAGTCCCCCGAACAGGAGAGCCCAGGTGATTCGTAA